From Oncorhynchus tshawytscha isolate Ot180627B linkage group LG27, Otsh_v2.0, whole genome shotgun sequence, a single genomic window includes:
- the LOC112234608 gene encoding probable ATP-dependent RNA helicase DDX5 isoform X2 has translation MPGFSDRDRGRDRGYGSGPPRFGGGGRGGGGGGGGKFGNPGDRLRKKHWNLDELSKFEKNFYQEHPDVNRRSPQEVAQYRSTKAVTVKGRDCPNPIMKFHEASFPTYVMDVINKAGWSEPTPIQAQGWPLALSGKDMVGIAQTGSGKTLSYLLPAIVHINHQPFLERGDGPICLVLAPTRELAQQVQQVAAEYGRASRLKSVCVYGGAPKGPQLRDLDRGVEICIATPGRLIDFLEAGKTNMRRCTYLVLDEADRMLDMGFEPQIRKIVDQIRPDRQTLMWSATWPKEVRQLAEDFLKDYVQINVGALQLSANHNILQIVDVCNDGEKEDKLLRLLEEIMSEKENKTIIFTETKRRCDEITRRMRRDGWPAMGIHGDKSQQERDWVLNEFKFGKAPILIATDVASRGLDVEDVKFVINFDYPNNSEDYIHRIGRTARSQKTGTAYTFFTPNNMRQASDLVAVLREANQAINPKLLQMADRGGKSNWSFKGRQRW, from the exons ATGCCTGGATTTTCCGACAGAGATCGTGGTAGAGATAGAGG TTATGGCAGTGGACCACCTCGTTTTGGAGGCggcggaagaggaggaggaggtggtggtggggggaagtTTGGTAATCCCGGTGATCGACTGCGCAAGAAGCACTGGAACCTTGACGAACTCTCTAAATTTGAAAAGAACTTTTACCAAGAACACCCCGATGTTAATCGGAGATCTCCG CAAGAGGTTGCACAGTACAGAAGTACTAAAGCTGTTACTGTAAAGGGGAGGGACTGCCCTAATCCAATTATGAAGTTCCATGAAGCCAGTTTTCCAA CATACGTGATGGATGTCATTAACAAAGCAGGCTGGTCAGAACCAACACCGATCCAAGCACAGGGTTGGCCACTGGCATTGAGTGGCAAGGACATGGTTGGCATTGCACAGACAGGCTCTGGGAAAACTCTCTCT TACTTGTTGCCTGCAATCGTGCACATTAACCACCAGCCTTTCCTGGAACGTGGAGATGGTCCTATT TGCTTAGTGCTTGCCCCTACCCGTGAGCTGGCTCAGCAGGTCCAGCAGGTGGCGGCAGAGTATGGCAGAGCTTCTCGCCTTAAGTCTGTCTGCGTTTATGGGGGCGCGCCCAAAGGGCCACAGCTCCGTGACCTGGATAGAG GTGTGGAGATTTGCATTGCCACACCTGGCAGACTTATTGACTTCCTGGAGGCGGGAAAGACAAACATGCGCAGATGCACTTACCTGGTCCTGGATGAGGCTGACAGAATGCTCGACATGGGTTTCGAACCACAAATCCGAAAGATTGTGGACCAAATCAGA CCTGACCGACAGACGCTGATGTGGAGTGCCACCTGGCCCAAAGAGGTGCGCCAGCTGGCAGAAGACTTCCTGAAGGACTACGTCCAGATCAATGTGGGAGCTCTGCAGCTGAGTGCCAACCACAACATCTTGCAGATTGTGGATGTTTGCAATGATGGCGAGAAGGAAGACAA GCTCCTCCGCCTACTTGAGGAGATCATGAGTGAGAAGGAGAACAAGACCATAATCTTTACAGAGACCAAGAGGCGATGTGATGAGATCACTAGGAGGATGAGGCGGGATGG TTGGCCAGCAATGGGCATCCATGGAGACAAGAGCCAGCAGGAGAGGGACTGGGTGCTCAATG AGTTCAAGTTTGGGAAGGCGCCAATTCTCATTGCCACAGATGTCGCCTCCAGGGGTCTAG ATGTTGAAGATGTGAAATTTGTCATCAACTTTGACTACCCCAACAACTCTGAGGACTATATTCACCGCATCGGCAGAACTGCCCGGAGCCAAAAGACTGGCACAGCCTACACCTTCTTCACCCCCAACAACATGAGGCAGGCCAGCGACCTCGTTGCTGTGCTCCGTGAGGCCAACCAGGCCATCAACCCTAAACTCCTCCAGATGGCGGACAGAGGAGGTAAATCTAATTG GTCATTCAAGGGGAGGCAGAGGTGGTAG
- the LOC112234608 gene encoding probable ATP-dependent RNA helicase DDX5 isoform X1 has protein sequence MPGFSDRDRGRDRGYGSGPPRFGGGGRGGGGGGGGKFGNPGDRLRKKHWNLDELSKFEKNFYQEHPDVNRRSPQEVAQYRSTKAVTVKGRDCPNPIMKFHEASFPTYVMDVINKAGWSEPTPIQAQGWPLALSGKDMVGIAQTGSGKTLSYLLPAIVHINHQPFLERGDGPICLVLAPTRELAQQVQQVAAEYGRASRLKSVCVYGGAPKGPQLRDLDRGVEICIATPGRLIDFLEAGKTNMRRCTYLVLDEADRMLDMGFEPQIRKIVDQIRPDRQTLMWSATWPKEVRQLAEDFLKDYVQINVGALQLSANHNILQIVDVCNDGEKEDKLLRLLEEIMSEKENKTIIFTETKRRCDEITRRMRRDGWPAMGIHGDKSQQERDWVLNEFKFGKAPILIATDVASRGLDVEDVKFVINFDYPNNSEDYIHRIGRTARSQKTGTAYTFFTPNNMRQASDLVAVLREANQAINPKLLQMADRGGHSRGGRGGSGFRDDRRDRYSSGGRRDFSSFRDRENDRGFDSGPKKVFGTNSQSGGYGASGFEKSGNGFSGYGSNGQSNYGTSQAGAFPTQNFQAPQFSANQGGAQNGMSHQQFPFTQQQAPQPMVPYPMPPQFPQ, from the exons ATGCCTGGATTTTCCGACAGAGATCGTGGTAGAGATAGAGG TTATGGCAGTGGACCACCTCGTTTTGGAGGCggcggaagaggaggaggaggtggtggtggggggaagtTTGGTAATCCCGGTGATCGACTGCGCAAGAAGCACTGGAACCTTGACGAACTCTCTAAATTTGAAAAGAACTTTTACCAAGAACACCCCGATGTTAATCGGAGATCTCCG CAAGAGGTTGCACAGTACAGAAGTACTAAAGCTGTTACTGTAAAGGGGAGGGACTGCCCTAATCCAATTATGAAGTTCCATGAAGCCAGTTTTCCAA CATACGTGATGGATGTCATTAACAAAGCAGGCTGGTCAGAACCAACACCGATCCAAGCACAGGGTTGGCCACTGGCATTGAGTGGCAAGGACATGGTTGGCATTGCACAGACAGGCTCTGGGAAAACTCTCTCT TACTTGTTGCCTGCAATCGTGCACATTAACCACCAGCCTTTCCTGGAACGTGGAGATGGTCCTATT TGCTTAGTGCTTGCCCCTACCCGTGAGCTGGCTCAGCAGGTCCAGCAGGTGGCGGCAGAGTATGGCAGAGCTTCTCGCCTTAAGTCTGTCTGCGTTTATGGGGGCGCGCCCAAAGGGCCACAGCTCCGTGACCTGGATAGAG GTGTGGAGATTTGCATTGCCACACCTGGCAGACTTATTGACTTCCTGGAGGCGGGAAAGACAAACATGCGCAGATGCACTTACCTGGTCCTGGATGAGGCTGACAGAATGCTCGACATGGGTTTCGAACCACAAATCCGAAAGATTGTGGACCAAATCAGA CCTGACCGACAGACGCTGATGTGGAGTGCCACCTGGCCCAAAGAGGTGCGCCAGCTGGCAGAAGACTTCCTGAAGGACTACGTCCAGATCAATGTGGGAGCTCTGCAGCTGAGTGCCAACCACAACATCTTGCAGATTGTGGATGTTTGCAATGATGGCGAGAAGGAAGACAA GCTCCTCCGCCTACTTGAGGAGATCATGAGTGAGAAGGAGAACAAGACCATAATCTTTACAGAGACCAAGAGGCGATGTGATGAGATCACTAGGAGGATGAGGCGGGATGG TTGGCCAGCAATGGGCATCCATGGAGACAAGAGCCAGCAGGAGAGGGACTGGGTGCTCAATG AGTTCAAGTTTGGGAAGGCGCCAATTCTCATTGCCACAGATGTCGCCTCCAGGGGTCTAG ATGTTGAAGATGTGAAATTTGTCATCAACTTTGACTACCCCAACAACTCTGAGGACTATATTCACCGCATCGGCAGAACTGCCCGGAGCCAAAAGACTGGCACAGCCTACACCTTCTTCACCCCCAACAACATGAGGCAGGCCAGCGACCTCGTTGCTGTGCTCCGTGAGGCCAACCAGGCCATCAACCCTAAACTCCTCCAGATGGCGGACAGAGGAG GTCATTCAAGGGGAGGCAGAGGTGGTAGTGGATTTAGGGATGACCGCCGGGACAGGTACTCCTCCGGGGGCAGGCGTGACTTCAGTAGCTTTAGGGACAGGGAAAACGATAGAGGTTTTGACAGTGGACCAAAGAAGGTCTTTGGCACAAATTCACAGAGTGGAGGCTATGGGGCAAGTGGCTTTGAAAAAAGCGGCAATGGTTTTAGCGGCTACGGCAGCAACGGCCAGTCAAACTATGGTACCAGCCAGGCCGGGGCGTTCCCAACGCAGAACTTCCAGGCCCCACAGTTTAGTGCCAACCAAGGAGGTGCACAGAATGGCATGAGCCATCAACAGTTCCCCTTCACGCAGCAACAAGCACCACAGCCCATGGTGCCTTACCCAATGCCCCCTCAATTCCCACAGTAA
- the LOC112234488 gene encoding envoplakin-like, whose product MFSKKKEYDLVKVAQSQGNDVAVLVARMQSNADRVEKNVLRSEELMAVDTVNEKKDRPLLHQKENTEILAEAEGLLKDLFLDVDRAKKLSHPQAGEIEIDVRNLHDRWSKDCTMYRDLYEAVQEVELTPRIDWSQVLEEKQKQISAERYGPNLSDVEKQIASHNILHQEIEAYGSQINRSSTGSPAKLSTFQRQYTDLLEASMWRHRYLASLYDYMQGCSKELVYLSEYQERILRKDWSDRMLDPPGVRMEYEKFKNNTLLTHESETNQLQMDGDRLVEMKHPASSTIQAHSDALQNEWQSFLNLCICQEVHLDNIDNYRKYQLDVETVSESMKRLNSNLDPKSLNNKKNPEILLQLEGDERAIERNEQRLVALSEFSSTIAPLKLRRLRPTKPTPVVSLCEWTNGEDSVSQAEKLMLKSNLDNENWEVQTSTGKTKTLPGACFLVPPPDTEALEKVESLYRELSNLKRKRTTLMASLRSPGVEVVRSVRAAPVANAPVDPKTTVLASQLDKISKNLDHSDKDILSRLRAPLDRSDPTRDLANRLKEHERDTLTVRNLEAEKAAVQRDMDPILAQKPLGPTTSALSLKLSGLNNKFDDTNILCDLYNKKATASMFLERQINMVDNSISGFEEQLAEDAAIPDVPNVLQTQIAKLQNMRKDVALKQDEMLKLSRDLESTEQLSSSLQKGFHEYCPDIRRQQTEVKHLKNRYANVNSQLQERTVLLQEATNKNQGFQSSVQSLNLFLTNLPNNTINPSDGLSQINFKQNSQKRVVEDIKRKSDDVGLAVKQSRDLQNVLNEYEAKSDKYRGTLKDVDDEDAKRRHTSAMADAVLKKERALLNLYSEVSAENDQLLNKMGLAKNIIAQNEEKVSQVVVKQERQLQSQQKDLEETDVLKRELADETTRRSHAENELATYRKRFVSLKSRRGVERMEEREVVQYYRDPKLEGDLVSLKSRIQDETIKHSGTQTEIKVVNENIIRRETELTNVKPRLLTKVLTEFERDPQLDKEATKLREEMRKLEQEVQVRDTETVHMKTEITVLAQKRPTIKERVVKKEVVRLEKDPEMLKAVLTFQTEISEEGLRSKSLNDDIFRTRSQINTLERIIPTIQPKIVTKVLKRVEQDPKLIDEVKTIHTSLEEENKINSDLMKELTSLQIRYSEVEKVRPKLEVKEIINEIYRVDPETEVELVRLRKELHDSNRNRTDLEKEIDSVMVDLKTQRSQKPKSEYKEVTQEVIKEEKSPEVIREIKRLNDQVSLLRVSYDSTLNLLSRLRKERDEWKVEKSKLETKLVNKEVVKYENDPLLEKEADRLRRDVREEIQQRRNMEETVFDLQNKYIMVERQKPEEKIVMQEVVRLEKDPKQLLEYEKLNKNLDEEVKSRRKLELEVRQLRALVEEKERNLALMDDRQKKIKVETELRQIKSRILELENSPQPIAEKIIIEEVLKVERDPKLEKLTSGLRTDMDMEETNISQLERDIRNLKIKLDILRKEKSIEKTVYKEVIRVEKDQNVEAERDHLRDLVLQERSSRRDQEDEIQRLNTKVTRLQTTKSSTSHEETSITLNRDSLMREKENLLQTLRTLESEKHDLSISFQLQSKLMSERNQINRQRGFKMDSEVQRLEKDILDEKDRIHQKETYIMELQNNLKKEDHSETHTRETNLSTRISILDPETGKDMSPYDAYLEGLIDRNKYIHLQELECDWEEITSMGPDGETSILQDRKSGKQFSVKNALKDGRLTQSDLHRYKEGKMPISEFALLVAGDSRPKPYIGPIATPRTPTKTTAASSLSTMPSSLRSSYSSLTNNRYGSSSNLNISSGDELFPISGVLDSTTNSRMSVRSALTRNLIDPTTAQKLLEAQAATGGIVDLNRKDKFSVHKAVELGLIDKSQMHLLLNAQKAFTGVEDPVTKERLAVGQAAEKGWIPQDSAMRYMEAQYLTGGLVNPHKAGRISVQDALNTKIIDSTVAKNLQDKSAQTKELIDPITKEKISYKEAMDRCKKDVTTGLLLLPAASSGDSKDAPSYSNYRIPGSYSQV is encoded by the exons ATGTTCAGCAAGAAGAAGGAGTACGACCTGGTGAAAGTGGCCCA GAGCCAAGGTAATGATGTGGCCGTGCTGGTGGCGCGCATGCAGAGTAATGCAGACCGGGTAGAGAAGAATGTGCTGCGCTCTGAGGAGCTGATGGCTGTG GACACAGTGAATGAAAAGAAGGACAGGCCCTTACTGCACCAGAAGGAGAATACAGAGATCCTAGCTGAGGCTGAGGGGCTGCTGAAGGATCTGTTCCTGGATGTGGACCGGGCCAAGAAGCTTTCACACCCACAGGCTGGAGAGATAGAGATTGA TGTGAGAAACCTCCATGACCGCTGGTCCAAGGACTGTACCATGTACCGGGACCTGTATGAGGCAGTGCAGGAGGTGGAGCTCACTCCCAGGATTGACTGGTCTCAGGTGCTGGAGGAGAAACAG AAGCAGATAAGTGCAGAGAGGTACGGGCCCAACCTGTCTGATGTGGAGAAGCAGATTGCCTCTCATAACATCCTGCACCAGGAAATCGAGGCCTACGGCTCCCAAATAAACCGCAGCAGCACTGGCTCTCCG GCAAAGTTGTCTACCTTTCAGAGACAGTACACAGATCTCTTG GAGGCCTCCATGTGGAGACACAGGTACCTGGCCTCTCTGTATGACTACATGCAGGGCTGCAGTAAGGAGCTGGTCTACCTGAGCGAGTACCAGGAGAGGATCCTCAGGAAGGACTGGAGCGACCGCATGCTGGACCCCCCAGGGGTGCGCATGGAGTACGAGAAGTTCAAAAACAACACTCTGCTAACACATGAGAGCGAGACCAACCAGCTACAGATGGATGGGGATCGTCTCGTTGAAATGAAGCACCCTGCCAGCTCCACAATACAG GCACACAGCGACGCATTGCAGAACGAGTGGCAGAGCTTCCTAAACCTGTGTATCTGCCAGGAGGTACACCTTGACAACATAGACAACTACAGGAAG taccagctGGATGTAGAGACCGTGTCTGAGTCCATGAAGAGACTCAACTCTAATCTGGACCCCAAATCACTGAACAACAAGAAGAACCCAGAGATCCTGCTACAGCTTGAG ggtgatgagagagcgatagagaggaaCGAACAGCGCCTCGTAGCCCTGAGTGAGTTCAGCAGCACCATTGCCCCTCTGAAGCTGCGGCGCCTCCGCCCCACCAAACCCACCCCTGTGGTGTCCCTGTGTGAATGGACCAATGGAGAG GACTCAGTGTCTCAAGCAGAGAAGCTCATGCTAAAGTCCAACTTAGACAATGAGAACTGGGAGGTCCAGACCAGCACTGGGAAGACCAAAACCCTGCCTGGAGCCTGCTTCCTGGTCCCACCGCCAGACACTGAGGCCCTTGAGAAAGTGGAAag tcTGTACAGAGAGCTTTCTAACCTGAAGAGAAAGAGAACTACTCTGATGGCCTCCCTGAGGAGCCCCGGTGTGGAAGTGGTGCGCTCAGTGAGAGCAG CCCCTGTGGCTAATGCCCCAGTGGACCCAAAGACCACGGTGCTGGCCAGCCAGCTGGACAAGATCAGCAAGAACCTGGACCACAGTGATAAGGACATCCTGAGCCGGCTGAGGGCCCCTCTGGATCGCAGTGACCCCACACGTGACCTGGCCAACAGGCTGAAGGAGCATGAG AGGGACACCCTGACTGTTAGGAACCTGGAGGCAGAGAAGGCAGCGGTCCAGAGAGATATGGATCCCATCCTAGCCCAGAAGCCCCTTGGGCCCACCACCTCCGCCCTGTCCCTCAAACTGAGTGGTCTTAACAACAAGTTTGACGACACCAACATCCTCTGTGACCTGTACAACAAAAA AGCCACAGCTTCCATGTTCTTGGAGAGGCAGATAAATATGGTGGACAACTCAATCTCTGGCTTTGAGGAGCAGCTGGCTGAAGATGCTGCCATCCCTGATGTTCCCAACGTCCTCCAGACACAGATCGCGAAGCTTCAG AACATGCGCAAGGATGTAGCGTTAAAGCAGGACGAGATGCTGAAGCTGAGCAGGGACTTGGAGTCCACAGAGCAGCTGAGCAGCTCCCTGCAGAAGGGCTTCCATGAGTACTGCCCAGACATCCGCCGCCAGCAGACAGAGGTCAAACACCTGAAGAACCGCTATGCCAACGTCAACAGTCAGCTACAGGAGAG AACGGTTCTGCTGCAAGAGGCAACCAATAAGAATCAAGGCTTCCAGAGCTCTGTCCAATCATTGAACTTATTTTTGACCAACCTGCCTAATAATACGATCAATCCAAGTGATGGACTTTCTCAAATTAACTTCAAGCAGAACTCTCAGAAG AGAGTGGTGGAGGACATAAAAAGGAAATCAGATGATGTGGGCCTAGCAGTGAAACAGTCCCGTGACTTGCAGAATGTCCTCAAT GAGTATGAGGCCAAATCTGATAAGTACCGTGGTACACTGAAAGATGTGGATGATGAAGATGCCAAAAGACGTCACACATCCGCCATGGCTGACGCTGTGCTTAAAAAG GAAAGAGCTCTACTGAACCTCTACTCAGAGGTGTCTGCAGAGAATGATCAGCTTCTCAACAAGATGGGATTGGCTAAGAACATAATTGCCCAA AATGAAGAGAAGGTGAGCCAGGTGGTGGTGAAACAGGAGCGGCAGCTGCAGAGCCAGCAGAAAGACCTGGAGGAAACAGACGTTCTAAAGAGAGAGCTGGCGGATGAGACCACCAGGCGCTCCCATGCTGAGAACGAACTAGCAACATACAGAAAGAGGTTTGTTTCACTGAAAAGCCGTAGAGGTGTGGAACGAATGGAGGAGAGGGAAGTTGTGCAGTACTACCGTGACCCCAAACTAGAGGGTGACCTGGTGTCCCTGAAGAGTAGAATCCAAGATGAGACTATAAAACACTCTGGCACCCAGACAGAGATAAAGGTTGTCAATGAGAATATCATCCGCCGGGAGACTGAGCTGACAAATGTCAAACCTAGGCTGTTGACCAAGGTGTTGACTGAGTTTGAGAGGGACCCCCAGCTTGACAAGGAGGCCACCAAGCTGAGAGAGGAGATGCGCAAGCTGGAGCAGGAGGTCCaggtgagagatacagagacggtCCACATGAAGACTGAGATCACAGTTCTGGCACAGAAGAGACCGACTATCAAAGAGAGAGTAGTGAAAAAGGAGGTGGTGAGACTGGAGAAGGACCCGGAGATGCTGAAAGCAGTTCTGACCTTTCAGACCGAGATCTCAGAGGAGGGGTTAAGATCCAAGTCCCTCAATGATGACATATTCCGCACTAGGAGCCAAATAAACACACTTGAGAGGATCATTCCCACAATCCAGCCTAAGATTGTTACCAAGGTGCTGAAGAGGGTGGAACAGGACCCAAAACTTATTGACGAGGTTAAGACTATCCACACCAGCCTGGAAGAGGAGAACAAGATTAACAGTGATTTGATGAAGGAACTCACCAGCCTCCAGATCCGCTACAGTGAAGTGGAGAAGGTACGGCCCAAGCTTGAGGTCAAGGAGATCATCAATGAGATCTACAGGGTGGACCCTGAGACAGAGGTGGAGCTGGTGAGGCTAAGGAAAGAGCTGCATGACTCTAATCGAAACCGCACTGATCTGGAGAAAGAAATCGACTCAGTTATGGTGGATCTTAAAACTCAGCGTTCCCAGAAACCCAAGTCAGAGTACAAGGAAGTGACCCAGGAAGTGATTAAAGAGGAGAAGAGCCCAGAGGTCATCAGGGAAATTAAGAGGTTGAACGACCAGGTTTCACTTCTGCGGGTCTCATATGACAGCACCCTGAATCTGCTGAGCCGCCTGCGCaaagagagggatgaatggaAGGTTGAAAAGTCTAAGTTAGAGACAAAGCTTGTAAACAAAGAGGTGGTCAAATATGAAAATGACCCCCTACTGGAGAAGGAGGCTGACCGTCTGAGGAGAGATGTGAGGGAGGAAATCCAGCAACGACGCAACATGGAGGAAACTGTCTTTGACCTGCAGAACAAGTATATCATGGTGGAAAGGCAGAAACCAGAGGAGAAGATTGTGATGCAGGAAGTGGTGCGTCTTGAGAAGGATCCAAAACAACTCCTGGAGTATGAAAAGCTGAACAAGAACTTGGATGAAGAGGTTAAATCCCGTAGAAAACTGGAATTGGAAGTTCGACAGTTGAGAGCCCTggttgaggagaaagagagaaacttgGCACTGATGGACGACCGGCAAAAAAAGATTAAAGTAGAAACAGAGCTTAGACAGATCAAATCTCGCATCCTTGAGCTTGAAAATAGCCCTCAACCCATTGCGGAGAAGATCATTATTGAGGAAGTCCTCAAAGTGGAGAGAGACCCCAAGCTTGAGAAACTAACCAGTGGCTTACGCACAGACATGGATATGGAGGAAACCAACAtcagtcagttggaaagggacaTCCGAAACCTGAAGATCAAGTTGGACATCCTGCGCAAGGAAAAGTCCATTGAAAAGACTGTATATAAAGAGGTGATTCGGGTGGAGAAGGACCAGAATGTGGAGGCTGAGAGGGACCATCTCAGAGATCTAGTGTTGCAGGAAAGAAGTTCCAGACGGGATCAAGAAGATGAAATCCAGAGACTTAATACCAAAGTGACCCGGCTCCAGACCACAAAGTCAAGCACCTCTCACGAAGAAACAAGCATCACCCTCAATAGAGATTCCCtgatgagagagaaggaaaatctCCTCCAAACACTGAGGACTTTGGAGTCTgagaaacatgatttaagtatATCGTTCCAGCTGCAATCCAAGCTGATGAGTGAGAGAAACCAGATAAACAGGCAAAGGGGCTTCAAGATGGATTCTGAGGTACAACGTCTAGAGAAGGACATCCTGGATGAAAAAGACCGGATACACCAAAAGGAGACCTACATTATGGAGCTGCAGAACAATCTTAAGAAAGAGGACCACTCTgagacacacaccagagagaccaACCTCTCCACTAGAATCAGCATCCTTGACCCCGAGACTGGCAAAGACATGTCACCATATGATGCCTACTTAGAGGGCCTGATTGACCGCAACAAGTACATCCACCTTCAGGAGCTAGAATGTGACTGGGAGGAGATCACCTCAATGGGTCCAGATGGGGAGACCTCGATTCTGCAGGATCGCAAGAGTGGAAAGCAGTTCTCTGTCAAGAATGCTCTAAAGGATGGCCGCTTGACCCAGTCCGATCTGCACCGCTACAAGGAGGGTAAAATGCCTATCTCAGAATTTGCTCTCCTGGTCGCTGGGGATTCCAGACCAAAGCCTTACATTGGTCCAATCGCAACACCAAGGACACCGACAAAGACCACTGCGGCATCTTCTTTGAGCACAATGCCATCATCACTAAGGTCTTCCTACTCAAGTCTCACAAACAATAGATACGGCAGCAGTAGCAACCTGAATATTTCTAGCGGTGATGAGCTCTTCCCAATCTCTGGGGTGCTGGACTCCACCACCAACAGCCGTATGTCTGTACGTAGTGCCCTGACTCGAAACCTTATTGACCCAACCACAGCCCAGAAGCTCCTGGAGGCACAGGCAGCCACGGGTGGCATCGTCGACCTCAACAGAAAGGACAAGTTCTCTGTTCACAAAGCAGTTGAGCTGGGTCTCATTGACAAAAGTCAAATGCATCTGCTACTGAATGCTCAGAAGGCCTTCACTGGAGTGGAGGATCCTGTGACCAAGGAGCGTCTCGCAGTAGGGCAAGCGGCTGAGAAAGGCTGGATACCTCAGGATAGTGCCATGAGGTACATGGAAGCACAGTACCTGACTGGGGGGCTGGTGAACCCCCATAAAGCTGGTCGCATCAGTGTCCAAGATGCTCTTAACACCAAGATAATCGACAGCACAGTAGCCAAGAACCTCCAAGACAAGTCTGCCCAAACCAAAGAGTTGATTGACCCCATCACAAAAGAGAAGATCTCGTACAAGGAGGCAATGGATCGCTGCAAAAAAGATGTCACTACAGGGCTCTTGCTGCTCCCTGCAGCCTCCAGCGGTGACTCCAAAGATGCACCATCATACTCCAACTATCGAATCCCTGGCTCCTACAGCCAAGTCTAG